The following DNA comes from Papaver somniferum cultivar HN1 chromosome 4, ASM357369v1, whole genome shotgun sequence.
AAGGTTTAGTCTTTCAGTAAATTGAGCTACAAAGCTTTATTGTGGTTCAGGCCATTACAGTGTAATCATCCCACAAGGTGAGATTATGTCCCCTCCCTTTTATCTCTAGACAAAGGTTGGAGAGGAGTCTAAACCAATTATATACGAGTGGATGGATCTTGGCGATGTCATCACCAAGGATATTTTGAAATcttgagtgttttttttttttttggcatatcCAACTGCACATTGAATCTGACGTGGTTATTTGTTGTCAATTTTGCTACGGCATTTGGAACTTGTTAGTGTGCTAATGAACTTTACTTGATATGATTCAGCAATTTAAGGTTTAGTCTTCCAGTAAATTGAATTACAATAGTTTTTGTGGTTAATGTCATTACTGTGCAATAGTGCCACAAAGGTGATTAGTCCCCATTTACCTGTACAAATAGTCTCTAAACTTCGGTCGGATATTTGGAGAAGGTATAACTTGTTTATATCCAATCTTGGTGGTGTTCTTGTGTAGGCTATTATCTATGTTAAATTCGTTGGTGTTATTTTCTCTAAGAAAGTGCTGGTTGGATCATCTGATTAGATATTTGTTGTTTGTTTCGGTAAGACCATTATGAAAGCGGTAGTATTAATTGCTGTATGAATGTGCAGGTTGAATTTGATTGCTTTACTTGTTGTCAATTTTGTGAACTTATAAACAGTATCTTTATCGGAAGAACCTCATACTTAGAATGTTTAGTATTTTGTCAATTTAATCTCATCGGTAaatcatttaggtttgtgttggTAAATCTTTTAGGTTTGTGTTTGAATGTTGTTTGAACCTCTAATGCACGCCATTGATAATCGTTACCAATTAGATTTACGTTGAATCTTAagaatttattcaattttttgttatttttctaaTGCAGAATGGTGTCTGTAAGTAAATGGCTAGGTCATGCAGTCATTGAAAATTGTTAGATTGTGTCGAAACATAGAattcattcatttatttttgttgttaTTTTGCTAATGTAGAGTGGTGTCTGTAAGTAAGTGAGGTAatagttccatgtaatgttatgATCTTTCCTTGGTACTCCTTGATTTGGGAATCATACTGATGTTATACTTATTTTGTGTATCCAGCAAGAAAAACAAAGGGCTATGGTGAATGAGATGGTCGCAAAGCTTACAAACACCTGTTGGGACAAGTGCGTCACTAGTACCCCCGGTAGCAAGTTCAGCTCGAGTGAATCTAGCTGCATTGCTAGCTGTGCTCAGCGTTACTTGGACACGAGTATGCTCATTATGAAGCGCTTCCAGAATATGCAGCAATGACTAATATTTTTGTAATGTTCAGCGTTTAGTATGAACAATCGCCTCAGTAAAGCGCTTCTGCCATATTACGTAATTAGTTGCGCAAACACAAAAAAACCATGGGAGTATTTTTCTCTTGGATGTTATTGGTTACTTTCAAATTGAAACTTTACTGAAGATGCATATATTGGATATGTTACTCTGTCTTCTTTTTGCTTGTCTGATTTCTTAGTTGTTTTTGTCTTTGTATACATGAAATCTGTTCAGACACTGTATTCGACAATGCACCGCAAGCTTACTACTTCATTTCACTATTATACATCTGTGCTTTTAAGTTGATTGGATCTATAAGTTGCTCCGGTTATGCTTAGAAACTGGCAGGTAAAGATCCCAATTGAAACCAGAGGGCCTCATAGGCAGCAAGTTTATTTGGGCTCTAGTTCTTCGTTtctaatagcgttttttttttttttgttaccaaAAGATCACAGTGGCAGTTTTTAACAACCAAACTGCTATTGCTTTTACTGATTTTTTGAACATTTTCCTTCGTAAAACACTCTTTGAAGACACTGTCTTCACCTTAATAACACGTTAGTTCAGATTCAGAGTGGGGGATCCCTATCCTTATTTATTCTGCTCCCTCCTGCTCTCTTCTCTACTGGGTGACAGCATTAATGGCGAAAGACAAGAATTTAGTAGTAATAAATTGCTTTCGTTCTTATCACTGCATCAGTTTCTTCTTCAGACCACATTTAATGTCTATAGCTCATCTGTCCACACCTCCCTATCCTCTCCCCCCAATCTCTGCAAATCCAATTAATGTCTGCACTAACGCTCTCTGACTTTGGTCCTCAAAAAATTATTTTAggatatttttttgaaaaatagtgGCATCTGAAATAGAAGAAGACCCATGAAACAAAGAGTAGTGTAATAATGATGTAGCAAAACAAATTGCCACATTTGATATGATAATTATTGGACTCAAAACAAAAGGTGATTAGTATAATCtggttctttttcttctttttttttcttcataattgTAAGTTGTTCGGGTCTCTGCTAAGCTTCTTGTACTTCTTGTACAGTGTGTTGGGTGGTGACAGTAGTTTTAGCAGCTGAAACCGAAGGAGAAGATGAGACTTCTTGAATCCTACTTGGTTTTGAAGCATTTGATGATAATGATGTGGGCATCATTGGCGGTGGGGCAGCACAAACTGGAACCACTGATCTAATGTTAACTGATGGAGCCATGTTATGTGAGTGATGAAATCCAAAGGTGTTGATATCTCTAGGGTACGAAAATGTTGTCTGCGCCATGCACCTTGCAAGAGATGGTCTAATCGAAGGAGGAGGAGGCAGAGCTGGGACATAACCAATGCTTCTGATATGGGTTTGTTTTGTAGTTGTTCTTCTATCAGGCATTGGATTGTTAATTAGCGGAGGATAAGTACACATTTGGTAGTTTGGGTTAGGCTTTGAATTTGCTTGATTAAGATGGTCACATTCAATGGGTTTTTTCTCGTTGACAAATGATTTCCcatgaagccattcttcttcatcttgttgaTGTTCTTGTATGGGAACTGAGacttcttgtttattgacttGAAGATTGGTTTTAACTTGTACTGGAATTGATTTGTTGGGTGTGAGCAGAGACGGGTTTTCTGTCGGTCTTACCGTTGTTGGACGAAGAGGAGCAAAGACCCTGTTCTGATATTGGCTTGGATGGAAATCTGAGGACATAGCTATAGACCTCCACTGCTGATATAACATCGAATTCTCAGTAGAAGTGCCATATCTACATTTGCTGTTGTTAACGCTAAATCCTGAAACTATTCCTTTTCTTGCTTGATTCATAATCCTTTGTTTTCCTTGCTTAGTTTCATCTTTATGACTATACTTTGATAGAACTCTTGCAACAACTACTCTTTCTTGTTCTTCATTACTATCAGTAGTTTCTTTGTTTGTCAGCGAAGACGAGGAAAGACTCAAATTTGGCACTGCATAAATAACAACCAGGGCCATGTTTATTTAGCAAAACAAAAGCCAaacagtaaaataaaataaatcattcTAAATGAGAAAGCCCTTACTCTGTTTCAAAGTAGACCAAGCAGCCAATGCAGCATTTTTCTCAGCTTGTTTCTTAGTTTTTGCTGGTTCCCCTTTGAAAAGCATACCGGCAACTTCAACAGTACTACTGAAAACAGGTAAATGACCTGGACCTGATCTCACGGTAGTGTAAGTTGGTAGATTAAGTCCAGCTCTATGAGCTGTTTCTTGAAGTAAGTTCTTGTACACTCCAGTTTCATCCTATAAAAGACAATTAAATGTGCGATACTACTTAAGAACATGCACGTACGCTGCAACAATATGAGTTTTCAAATGTAAAATTTTGTTTATAATACTTACAATGACTTTGGCAGTTAAAGATCTTGAAGGACCTCTAATGGAAAGAGTATTAAGAGCAACCTCAGCAGCAGAGTGTTCAGCTTGTCTAAGTGTTGTACAATTGCATGGTCCTTCAAATACTTCCCCATTGAAGTTTACTGATGCTTTGAATCTCGGTGCATGATCAGGTCCTTCACGTATACATGTGTATGAAGGTAGATTAAAACAGCTTCTTTGTGCTAGTTCTTGCAACTGATTCTTGTACATACCTCCGGAAGAATTTAAAGAAAAGAAGTAAACAACCCCACTTGCTAAATCAAACCAGATTTCTCACTTCTCACATGGGTTTTAGCATTTGATGAGGAAAGCTCTTGCAGAGAATTAGAAATTCAACTTATAtttcatattattatttttatattgaGAGAAGAAATTGGATTCCTTGGCTCTGTTTAAAGCACGCTTTCCCAATGCAGCACAGTTTTCCACCATTTTTAGTGAGGAGAGAGAGAACCACTAAACCAGAGTCATCAATGGTAGCATTAATGGTGTTGTTGTGTATAAAAGCTAAAGTTCTTTTcattctttatttttttcatctttttgtttGCATGTTTTTGTCGATTTAGATTTTGGACTTGTGATTTTGGGctgttttttgttttcatttataAATGTATGGGCCAAGTTTGACATGAATGTTAATCGACTCGCTAACTCTGGTAGTaacttaagtttttttttttttttttacaatcgcCGTATAGTGATGTAGAGGGGTAAATCTGACGGAACGAGAAATTATTTATCACATCGCGTAAATCTTCTTTTAAATAAAACTGTGTCATTTCCTTTATCCATGGATCTCTATCTTTGAGTGGAAAGAAAAATCAGTGGAATTTTTTAATTGACATGTTAGTCAATAACAACAATTTTTGGTTATTTGTCGGggattttaatttcatcttacATAGCTCCGAGAAACAAGGAGGTAATGTTGTTGGTTCTTTTCCTCCTAATTTTGTTAGAGAATATTAATTAAAATGAATATAAATGAAGTTTTTTCGTATGCCAATCCTTATACTTGGTGTAATCGAAGGTTCAAAAGCCCTACTGAATGGATTTTCGAGAAGTTGGATAGGTCTTTTATGAACGATAAATGGGTCTTAGTTTTATCCCAGACTAGAGTCACAAATCTAAGTAGAATCTACTCTGATCACAGCCCTATAATGGTGAAATGTTTTCATTACGAGAAGAAGGTAAACATTCCTTATAAGTTCTTTACGTGTTGGCAGCTTAATCCTGAATTTAAAGATGTTCTGAATAATTCTTGGTCTCGAAGTGTGAATGGTTCTCCTTCTTATGTTGTCGTCAATAAACTTAGTCATGTAAAGGATGTTTTAGGAAAGTGGAATGTTAATTCTTTTGGTCACATTAAAACAACAATAGGAAGATTAAATACTAAGTTAGAAAAACTTCAAGCTTTGCCTTACACTCCTCAGATTGGTGATTATATTTTAAACTACTCTAAGCAACTTGATTATTGGTATGAAATAGAACATTGTTTCtacaaacaaaaatcaagaataaaCTATTTCACTCATTACAATAGGAATACGAGTTTCTTTCATAACACTGTTAGGCTGAGAAACATGTATAACACCATCCATACTATAAGAGATGATCAGGGTAATTGGTTGGAAAACAGAGAACAAGTTGTTGATTTTTTTGTTGGGCATTTTAAGAGAATTTATATTCCTAAAACCCTTGTGAGAGGGACATTGAAGAATCTTTAAGATTTATCACTCTTATCATAACTGAAGACATTAATACCTCCTTAATTGCCATCCCCTCCTACCAAGAAATATTGGATACGGTTCATATGATGGCGCCTTGGAGTTCTCCATGCCCGGATGGTTTCCCACCTGGATTCTTCAAGGACAATTGGGACACTGTTCATACTGAGGTTGTTTCACATGTGCAGAGTTTTTTCATAAATAAGTATCTTCTTAAACAAACAAATTTTGCTTATATAACTTTAATTCCTAAAATCAAGAATGCTGCCACCCCTCATGATTTTAGACCTATTAGTCTGTCCAATTGTGTttacaaaatcatatcaaaaagTTTAACTAATAGGTTGAAGCCTCTGTTCGATTCTCTGATATCTTCTTTTCAGTCTGCATTTGTTGCTAATCGTCAGATTCATGACAATATTGTGATAACACATGAAATTCTTCATTCCTttaaagcaaaaaaagaaaaattcgaAAAATAGTCATATAGCGATAAAACTTGTTCTTTCTAAAGCATTTGATAGATTGGAATGATCTTTTATCATTGTTGTCTTTAAGAAATTGGGCTTCTCTGAGGATTGGTTTAACTTGATCTATCAGTGTGTTAGCACGGTGTTTTACTCAGTCTTAGTCAATGGCTCTCCTGGTGGACTTTTCTTCCTACTCGGGGCATTAGACAGGGGGACTGTCTTTCGCCTTATATCTTCATTCTTTGTATGGAGGTTTTATCTCAGTTCCTGCTTAAAGCTGAGGATGAGAAACTGATTCAGGGATTCAAATTCAGAAAAAATAGTCCCTctatttctcatcttttttttgcagatgattgtatgCTGTTTTGCAAAGCTTCTGTCACTTATGTAAAGAACATCCTTAAGGTTATCAATGTTTTTGCGAAGGCTTCAGGTCAGGCAATTAACTTTGATAAATCTGGTTTTATGACTAGTGGGAAAATGCATCATTGACACATTAAGATCTTATAAACAACCCTTAACATGAATTTTCTTAGTAGCTCTGAAAATATTTAGGTACTCCTTTGTTTATCGGTAAGGACAAGACTAGATCCTTTTCTTTCC
Coding sequences within:
- the LOC113274310 gene encoding double-stranded RNA-binding protein 3-like; this encodes MYKNQLQELAQRSCFNLPSYTCIREGPDHAPRFKASVNFNGEVFEGPCNCTTLRQAEHSAAEVALNTLSIRGPSRSLTAKVIDETGVYKNLLQETAHRAGLNLPTYTTVRSGPGHLPVFSSTVEVAGMLFKGEPAKTKKQAEKNAALAAWSTLKQMPNLSLSSSSLTNKETTDSNEEQERVVVARVLSKYSHKDETKQGKQRIMNQARKGIVSGFSVNNSKCRYGTSTENSMLYQQWRSIAMSSDFHPSQYQNRVFAPLRPTTVRPTENPSLLTPNKSIPVQVKTNLQVNKQEVSVPIQEHQQDEEEWLHGKSFVNEKKPIECDHLNQANSKPNPNYQMCTYPPLINNPMPDRRTTTKQTHIRSIGYVPALPPPPSIRPSLARCMAQTTFSYPRDINTFGFHHSHNMAPSVNIRSVVPVCAAPPPMMPTSLSSNASKPSRIQEVSSSPSVSAAKTTVTTQHTVQEVQEA